The DNA sequence CCATAGGTGTCTGGTACCTCACAGGGTCTGGACTACTAACCACATTGTATATTCTCAGTCTATTACCTGCTGGTCTTTTTGCACGGTACTATCATGATACTATGCAGAGATACCGTCAACATATTCGCATTTTCACCTTGTTCTTAAAGCGCAAGACCTTGATGTATGAAATCATTCAGGAGCGAATGGCTTTAATTGAAGGAATTGATGAAGCGAAGGCGGAGTATATGAATCGGCTGGAAGAAGAATCAGGCTCCAATGTCGGTGTGGATGACGATGAAGCCTGATTGCATATAAGCAGATTGTATCATAATAACGCCACCATTCACGATCCGTTCCAAACTCATTTAAAATAATTCTCCCGGGGCTTGACAGACCTTGTTGCCCCGATTATATTCACCCCGCTCTCACCGGAGCATAGCTATAATAGCTAGGACCGGTAAACATCGCGGGATGGAGCAGTCTGGTAGCTCGTTGGGCTCATAACCCAAAGGTCGTAGGTTCGAATCCTACTCCCGCTACAAATAAAAAAAAGGTCACTCGAATAGGGTGGCCTTTTTTTGTATGTCTGGAGATTGGAGTCAATGCCTAATGGTTCGATCCGAAGTAAAGTTGCCTGCTTGCCACGGCGTAGCTGAAAGCGAAGATGGACGGCAAGTTTGAGGAGGAATGCGAGGGAATCCCGGAGGGATGTCGCTCAGCCAATCCCACAGGATAGCTGATGAATATTCCTGTATAATTATTAGCTTACCCACAATTATTTATGGTACAATCATTGTCTTGGGGATGAAGATGCATTCTAAACATTTCTGGAGCTGGTTCACACTCGTCTGCATGATCCTGGCAAGCCTTGCTCATGCCCGGGAGAAACTGGATAATACCTATCTACGAGTTAATCAGATTGGCTTTCTGGAGCAGGATACCAAACAGGGCATACTTTTTTCCAAACACTCCCTGGAAGGCAAAAAATTTCTACTGGTGAAGGATGGCAATGGTCACACGGCCATGCGATCCCGTCCCCTTCAAGAGAATCAGGGCTCCTATGGTCAGTTTGATCATCATTATATCCTGGATTTCAGCGATTTTCAAAAACCCGGTCGTTATCGTATCAAGATCAAGGGAACCAATATTGAATCCCTCCCCTTTAACATCGGCAATGACATCTACAATAAAGCTCACGAAGTCACTCTGGATTACATCCGTCAACAGCGCTGTGGGTACAACCCCTTCTATGATGAAGTCTGTCACAAAAAAGATGGAAAATCAGCCTATGGCCCCATGCCCGACGGTACCTACGTAGATGTTTCAGGTGGCTGGCATGATGCCGGCGATCATCTCCGCTATCTCATGACCTCTGGAAATACAGTCTGCCGCTTGCTCCTCGCTTATCACGAAAACCCAGAAATTTTCGGAGATAAATACAACTCGCTGGGGCAAACTGGATCCAATGGGACCCCCGATATTCTGGATGAAGCACGCTGGGGTCTGGAGTGGATGCACCGCATGCACCCCCAATCCGATCAATTGTTCCACCAAGTCGCTGACGACCGGGATCATATCGGCTTCAAACTGCCCTTTCTTGATTCAGCAGACTACAGTTGGGGACCAGGCAGCTACCGCACGGCCTATTATGCCACAGGTGAGCCACAGGGTCTGGGTAAATATCAGAACACCTCCACAGGTATTGCTAATCTCGCAGGTCGCTATGCCGCGGCCATGGGTATGGCCTTCCAGATTTGGAGGGATGTCGTGAAAGACCCAAATTTCGCCAATGAATGTCTCCAGGCGGGTATTGAGGTGTATGAAATGGGTAAAAAACAACCAGGTTGTCAGGAAGGCACCCCAAATCGGGCTCCCTATCGCTATCATGAGGTCACCTGGATCGATGACATGGAATGGGGTGCAGCCGAGCTATTCAAAGCCACCAAAGATCCAAAATATCTGGCTGCTGCAAAAAAATATGCACGCCTGGCAGGACCTGACCCCTGGATGGGTGCTGATACATCCAGGCATTATGAATTCTATCCTTTCATGAATATGGGTCATTATGCCCTATCTAAAGTGGTTGAACCAGTCTTCCAGGATACCCTGATCAACTATTATAAATCTGGCATTGATGCTGTAGCAGAGAGAGCGGAAGATTTTGTATACGGAACTGGTACGCCCTTTATCTGGTGCTCCAATAATCTGGCATCTGCCTTTGTAAATCAGGTGCTTTTATATGAGCGTATGAGTGGAGACATGACCTACCATTCCCTTATGTCAAATCATCGCGATTGGATCATGGGCAGAAATCCCTGGGGAGTCAGTCAGATAGTCGGTGTTCCGGCATCCGGTGGGGTTACACCGCTTTACCCCCATGCCGCTGCAACGCTGGTTTGGGATGAGCCCATTAACGGCGGTTTAAATGATGGACCTGTCTATGGGAATATCTTTAAACTGCTCAAGGGGATCAAACTTTCGAAACCAGATGAGCTGGCAGATTTTCAATCAGACCTGGTTGTTTTCCACGATGATATCTGGGATTATTCTACCAATGAACCTACACTTGATGGTACTGCAGAAGCCCTGTTTTTCCTTGCTCTGCATTCAACTATAGCGGAGTGAAATTTCAATGAAACCAATTAAACGAAGAGATTTTGTTAAGATGAGCACACTGGGAAGTATGGGTCTGGTTTTGGGCTGCAGCGGAAGTAGAAATTTTGATTTAATCATCCGCAATGGATTATTGATGGATGGTCTGGGAGGTCCGGGACAAAAATTGGATCTAGGCGTTCTGGATGGTAAGATATCAGCACTTGGAGATCTTTCCGGGGCTGCCGCTGGACAGATCATTGACGCCTCAAACAGGGTGATTAGTCCAG is a window from the Candidatus Neomarinimicrobiota bacterium genome containing:
- a CDS encoding glycoside hydrolase family 9 protein, translated to MILASLAHAREKLDNTYLRVNQIGFLEQDTKQGILFSKHSLEGKKFLLVKDGNGHTAMRSRPLQENQGSYGQFDHHYILDFSDFQKPGRYRIKIKGTNIESLPFNIGNDIYNKAHEVTLDYIRQQRCGYNPFYDEVCHKKDGKSAYGPMPDGTYVDVSGGWHDAGDHLRYLMTSGNTVCRLLLAYHENPEIFGDKYNSLGQTGSNGTPDILDEARWGLEWMHRMHPQSDQLFHQVADDRDHIGFKLPFLDSADYSWGPGSYRTAYYATGEPQGLGKYQNTSTGIANLAGRYAAAMGMAFQIWRDVVKDPNFANECLQAGIEVYEMGKKQPGCQEGTPNRAPYRYHEVTWIDDMEWGAAELFKATKDPKYLAAAKKYARLAGPDPWMGADTSRHYEFYPFMNMGHYALSKVVEPVFQDTLINYYKSGIDAVAERAEDFVYGTGTPFIWCSNNLASAFVNQVLLYERMSGDMTYHSLMSNHRDWIMGRNPWGVSQIVGVPASGGVTPLYPHAAATLVWDEPINGGLNDGPVYGNIFKLLKGIKLSKPDELADFQSDLVVFHDDIWDYSTNEPTLDGTAEALFFLALHSTIAE